In a genomic window of Rhizobium sp. N324:
- a CDS encoding type II toxin-antitoxin system VapC family toxin → MKYLLDTNVVSELRKVGDGKADANVVAWAGAQDTPSLCISAITILELERGILGVQRRDAAQGARLRAWLENQVRPAFAGRILSIDDAIATRCAHLHIPDRRNEADALIAATALVLGLTVVTRNVRDFEGAGVVVLDPWQG, encoded by the coding sequence CTGAAATATTTGCTGGATACCAATGTAGTTTCCGAATTGCGCAAGGTCGGAGACGGCAAGGCCGATGCCAATGTCGTCGCCTGGGCCGGCGCGCAAGATACGCCGAGCTTATGCATCTCCGCCATCACCATCCTGGAACTGGAGCGTGGAATACTCGGCGTGCAGCGCCGCGATGCGGCGCAGGGCGCTCGCCTGCGTGCGTGGCTGGAAAATCAGGTGCGGCCGGCATTCGCCGGCCGTATCCTGTCGATCGACGACGCGATCGCCACACGCTGCGCGCATCTGCATATTCCGGATCGGCGCAACGAAGCCGATGCCCTGATTGCCGCAACCGCCTTGGTTCTCGGGTTGACCGTGGTTACGCGCAATGTCCGGGATTTCGAAGGCGCGGGCGTTGTCGTGCTGGATCCGTGGCAAGGTTGA
- a CDS encoding type II toxin-antitoxin system Phd/YefM family antitoxin yields MNVTSLSSRELNHDVSRAKKAAQNGPVIITDRGKPSHVLMTYDEFERLTGKRRSLIDALSMPGLSDIDFDPPRVEIAPRGVDLS; encoded by the coding sequence ATGAACGTGACAAGTCTTTCCAGCCGCGAACTCAATCACGATGTGAGCAGGGCAAAGAAGGCGGCGCAAAATGGTCCGGTCATCATTACGGATCGCGGGAAGCCATCCCATGTGTTGATGACCTATGACGAATTCGAGCGTCTCACCGGCAAGCGCCGCAGCCTTATCGATGCTCTCTCCATGCCTGGTTTGTCGGATATCGACTTCGACCCGCCTCGTGTTGAGATCGCCCCGCGCGGGGTCGATCTATCCTGA
- a CDS encoding acetamidase/formamidase family protein, with protein sequence MTTHRFIPTTFHNVIGSLPPALHIASGDTVVTETLDAAGNDKDGIRQAPRGNPMNGPIFVEGAEPGDALKVEIVSMIPTRDTGFTRSIVAANVVDPETVRDLPPRDIAIWAIDREALTVRLSEPVAGMENFVLPLAPMIGCFGVAPSLGQAISTATSGEYGGNMDYRLFGPGTTVRFPVSAPGALFFLGDCHAVQGDGEIVGTGIETTFEVTVRLTVEKRAGLVWPRGETAEDIFTIGNARPLDQALQHATSEMLNWLASDYGLDRTAASHLLGQVVRYDVGNVFDPAYTMACRVAKKWLVRR encoded by the coding sequence ATGACCACGCACCGCTTCATCCCGACGACCTTTCACAATGTTATCGGCTCGCTTCCGCCGGCGCTGCATATCGCCAGTGGCGACACGGTGGTCACGGAGACGCTGGATGCCGCCGGGAATGACAAGGATGGCATCAGGCAGGCCCCCCGCGGCAATCCCATGAACGGCCCGATCTTCGTGGAAGGTGCCGAGCCCGGGGATGCGCTGAAGGTCGAGATCGTCAGCATGATCCCGACCAGGGATACGGGGTTTACCCGCAGCATCGTCGCCGCCAACGTGGTCGATCCCGAGACGGTGCGTGACCTGCCGCCGCGCGATATCGCCATCTGGGCGATCGACCGCGAGGCCTTGACCGTCCGGCTTTCCGAGCCGGTTGCAGGCATGGAAAATTTCGTTCTGCCGCTCGCCCCGATGATCGGCTGTTTCGGCGTGGCGCCCAGCCTCGGCCAGGCGATATCGACCGCGACCAGCGGTGAATATGGCGGCAATATGGACTATCGGCTATTCGGTCCCGGCACGACCGTTCGTTTCCCGGTATCGGCTCCCGGCGCTCTGTTCTTTCTCGGCGACTGCCATGCCGTGCAGGGGGATGGCGAGATCGTAGGCACCGGCATCGAGACCACATTTGAAGTCACCGTGCGGCTGACGGTGGAAAAGAGGGCCGGGCTGGTCTGGCCACGCGGCGAAACCGCGGAAGACATCTTCACCATCGGCAATGCCCGTCCCCTCGATCAGGCGCTTCAGCATGCGACCAGCGAAATGCTGAATTGGCTGGCCTCGGATTACGGCCTCGACAGGACGGCGGCAAGCCATCTGCTGGGCCAAGTGGTGCGTTACGATGTCGGCAACGTCTTCGATCCGGCCTATACGATGGCCTGCCGCGTCGCCAAGAAATGGCTGGTTCGTCGATAG
- a CDS encoding proline iminopeptidase-family hydrolase produces the protein MTEVATTEAYLPFRDYRTWYRITGSLESGKLPLVVAHGGPGCTHDYVDSFKDIAALDGRPVIHYDQLGNGNSTRLPDKSPKFWTVDLFLEELDALLAHLGIQHRYAFLGQSWGGMLGAEHAVRRPQGLKALVIANSPANMHTWVSEANRLRRELPKEVQDTLLQHEQAGSLTDPDYIAASRVFYDRHVCRVVPWPAEVARTFTIMDEDNTVYRNMNGPTEFHVIGTMKDWTIENRLDRIEAPTLLISGKYDEATPLVVRPYLERVPGCEWVLFENSSHMPHVEEKQLCLATVSGFLSRHD, from the coding sequence GTGACCGAAGTCGCGACCACCGAAGCCTACCTGCCTTTTCGCGACTATCGCACCTGGTATCGCATCACCGGCTCGCTGGAGAGCGGCAAGCTGCCGCTCGTCGTCGCCCATGGCGGGCCTGGCTGCACGCATGATTATGTCGATTCCTTCAAGGATATCGCCGCCCTCGACGGCCGCCCGGTCATCCATTACGACCAGCTCGGCAACGGCAATTCCACCCGGCTTCCGGACAAGAGCCCGAAGTTCTGGACGGTCGATCTGTTTCTCGAAGAGCTGGACGCGCTGCTTGCCCATCTCGGCATCCAGCATCGTTATGCCTTTCTCGGCCAGTCCTGGGGCGGCATGCTCGGCGCCGAACATGCGGTGCGCCGGCCGCAAGGCCTGAAGGCGCTCGTCATCGCCAATTCGCCGGCCAACATGCATACCTGGGTTTCGGAAGCGAACCGGCTGCGGCGGGAACTGCCGAAAGAGGTGCAGGATACGCTGCTGCAGCATGAACAGGCGGGAAGCCTGACCGATCCGGATTATATCGCCGCCTCGCGCGTCTTTTATGACCGCCATGTCTGCCGGGTGGTGCCGTGGCCGGCTGAAGTGGCGCGGACCTTCACGATCATGGACGAGGACAATACCGTCTACCGCAACATGAACGGACCGACCGAATTTCACGTCATCGGCACGATGAAGGACTGGACGATCGAGAACAGGCTCGACCGTATCGAAGCCCCGACGCTGCTGATCTCGGGAAAATACGACGAGGCGACACCCCTGGTGGTAAGGCCCTATCTCGAACGCGTTCCCGGCTGCGAATGGGTGCTGTTCGAAAATTCCAGCCATATGCCGCATGTCGAGGAAAAGCAGCTTTGCCTGGCGACCGTTTCCGGCTTTCTGTCGCGGCACGATTGA
- a CDS encoding helix-turn-helix transcriptional regulator, which translates to MLDDIGTIRRQFTAHETLDGRIDQAFEAMQRIGFEALIYDYTPVPYDLDGAIMIPSLLKLRNISDDMHDYWFDRGYFRIDPVQQVALRTSAPFFWNYDTKAETPINRFMNDDTAPVTRYLSERDMSTGVTVPVHMPRGDYATVTGIRFGGNNDFERHALRYIADFNLLAHVFHETAYPLFDIRAKSVGTIRLTERERECLRHSAEGHSAKEISRIIGRSVPTVVMHLNAAAKKLGARNRTQAVVRATHYRLLEDRPTQAWPPYNL; encoded by the coding sequence ATGCTTGACGATATCGGAACGATCAGACGGCAGTTCACCGCGCATGAAACGCTGGACGGCCGGATCGACCAAGCCTTCGAGGCCATGCAGCGGATCGGCTTCGAGGCGCTGATCTACGACTATACGCCGGTGCCCTACGATCTCGACGGCGCGATCATGATACCGTCGCTGCTGAAGCTCAGGAACATCTCGGACGACATGCACGACTATTGGTTCGATCGCGGTTATTTCCGCATCGATCCGGTGCAGCAGGTGGCGCTGCGCACCTCGGCGCCGTTCTTCTGGAACTACGATACGAAGGCCGAGACGCCGATCAATCGCTTCATGAACGACGATACCGCGCCGGTGACGCGCTATCTGAGCGAACGCGACATGTCGACCGGCGTCACCGTGCCCGTTCACATGCCACGCGGCGACTATGCGACCGTCACCGGTATCCGCTTCGGTGGAAACAACGATTTCGAACGGCATGCACTGCGCTATATCGCCGACTTCAACCTGCTGGCCCATGTCTTCCACGAGACCGCCTATCCGCTGTTCGACATACGCGCAAAGAGCGTCGGCACGATTCGCCTGACCGAGCGGGAACGCGAATGTCTGCGCCATTCGGCGGAAGGCCATTCCGCCAAGGAAATTTCCCGCATCATCGGCCGTTCGGTGCCGACCGTCGTGATGCATCTGAACGCCGCGGCAAAGAAACTCGGCGCCCGCAACCGCACCCAGGCCGTGGTGCGCGCCACCCATTACCGCCTGCTCGAGGACCGGCCGACCCAGGCCTGGCCACCCTATAACTTGTGA
- a CDS encoding proline iminopeptidase-family hydrolase gives MWREIQPDERFEIDVDGYRVVAYSFGSGTETVFCLNGGPGLPCDYLREAHSCLVDKGYRVVAFDQLGTGASDRPDDLSLWTIGRYVEETETVRKALGLGTVHMLGHSWGGWLAIDYALTYPENLKTLILEDTVADMPHLISELERLRAALGPETVSMMQKHEAQGTFDHPEYLAAVTILNYRHVCRLPEWPAPVRRSLDDWNMAPYATMQGPNEFLYTGNLKDWNRIADLPRLTLPVLITTGEHDELTPACALRMRLALPNAELKLFANASHMPFYENPQDYYPALLGFLARHKAA, from the coding sequence ATGTGGCGGGAAATACAGCCGGACGAGCGATTCGAGATCGATGTCGATGGCTATCGCGTCGTTGCCTACAGCTTCGGAAGCGGCACCGAGACGGTTTTCTGCCTGAACGGCGGACCGGGTCTGCCCTGCGATTACCTGCGCGAGGCGCATTCCTGTCTTGTCGACAAGGGCTATCGCGTCGTCGCTTTCGATCAGCTCGGCACCGGCGCCTCCGACCGGCCGGACGATCTTTCGCTCTGGACGATCGGGCGTTACGTCGAGGAGACGGAGACCGTGCGCAAGGCGCTGGGGCTCGGCACGGTCCACATGCTCGGGCACTCCTGGGGCGGGTGGCTGGCGATCGACTATGCACTGACCTATCCAGAGAATTTGAAGACGCTGATCCTTGAGGACACCGTCGCCGACATGCCGCATCTGATCTCGGAACTGGAAAGGCTGCGTGCAGCGCTCGGTCCCGAGACCGTTTCGATGATGCAGAAACACGAGGCGCAGGGCACCTTCGATCACCCGGAATATCTCGCTGCCGTCACCATTCTCAACTACCGCCATGTCTGCCGTCTGCCGGAATGGCCGGCGCCGGTGCGCCGCTCGCTCGACGATTGGAACATGGCGCCCTATGCGACCATGCAGGGGCCGAACGAATTTCTCTATACCGGCAACCTCAAGGACTGGAATCGCATCGCCGATCTGCCGCGGCTGACGCTGCCGGTGCTGATCACGACGGGAGAGCATGACGAGCTGACGCCGGCCTGTGCGCTGAGGATGAGGCTTGCGCTGCCGAATGCCGAGCTCAAGCTATTTGCCAATGCCAGCCACATGCCGTTTTATGAGAACCCGCAGGACTACTATCCGGCGCTTCTCGGTTTCCTCGCCCGGCACAAGGCAGCCTGA
- a CDS encoding ABC transporter permease, translated as MHRYKFVLTRPLQFLPVIFGISVITFILVRLIPGDPARNILGTRATPAALASIRAQYGLDQPMWLQYLYFLKNLANGEMGKSILYKIDVLKLIVTRIEPTLALVVSSVVLSVLIAVPMAAIAARNAGRAPDHAVRIVSTLGIGFPPFWLGLMLIILFSVELGVLPVSGYGATIGEKLSHLVLPSLTVALSLSTVLTRSLRAAMIEQLKSDVATAARARGMPEGIVFWRHVLPNSLVPTINLLAVNIGWLIGGSVVVETVFALPGMGQLLVRAIFSRDYMVVQGVAMVFACATVLINFIADIVTVTVDPRVTL; from the coding sequence ATGCATCGCTATAAATTCGTTCTGACGCGACCGCTCCAGTTCCTGCCGGTCATTTTCGGCATCAGCGTCATCACGTTCATTCTGGTCCGGCTGATCCCCGGCGATCCCGCACGCAACATCCTCGGCACGCGCGCGACGCCGGCAGCCCTTGCCAGCATCCGCGCCCAATACGGCCTCGACCAGCCGATGTGGCTGCAATATCTCTATTTCCTCAAGAATCTCGCCAATGGCGAGATGGGCAAATCGATCCTCTACAAGATAGACGTGCTGAAGCTGATCGTCACCCGCATCGAGCCGACGCTGGCGCTCGTCGTCTCCAGCGTCGTGCTGTCGGTCCTGATCGCGGTGCCGATGGCGGCGATCGCCGCGCGCAACGCCGGCCGGGCGCCGGACCATGCGGTGCGCATCGTCTCGACCCTCGGCATCGGTTTCCCGCCCTTCTGGCTGGGGCTGATGCTGATCATCCTGTTCAGTGTCGAACTCGGCGTGCTGCCGGTTTCGGGCTATGGCGCGACGATCGGCGAAAAACTGTCGCATCTGGTGCTACCGAGCCTGACGGTCGCACTGTCGCTCTCGACCGTGCTGACGCGCAGCCTGCGGGCGGCGATGATCGAGCAGCTGAAATCGGATGTGGCGACCGCGGCGCGCGCCCGCGGCATGCCGGAGGGGATCGTCTTCTGGCGGCATGTGCTGCCGAATTCGCTGGTGCCGACGATCAATCTGCTTGCCGTCAACATCGGCTGGCTGATCGGCGGCAGCGTCGTGGTCGAGACCGTCTTTGCGCTGCCCGGCATGGGGCAGCTGCTCGTCAGGGCGATCTTTTCGCGCGACTACATGGTGGTCCAGGGCGTCGCCATGGTCTTTGCCTGCGCCACCGTGCTCATCAATTTTATCGCCGACATCGTCACCGTCACCGTCGATCCCAGGGTGACGCTATGA
- a CDS encoding ABC transporter permease, whose translation MSIEAIAPAPALRRLFGRRPMLAVGAGLLLFFVLLAIAAPVIAPYDPILQNAEVRLQAPSLLHPFGTDNFGRDILSRVIWGARLDLQMALIGVIFPFLIGTIVGTIAGFFGGIVDALFMRLVDIILAFPFLVLMLSIIAILGPGLGSFYIAMALVGWVSYARLIRAQMLVLKSSDYAVAAVSLGFSRSRIMFRHLLPNAIAGSIVFSMSDATLVLLSGAAVSYLGLGVQPPIAEWGVMVAEGQSFITTAWWITLFPGLSIVCLAFGFSMLGDALGELLGVHE comes from the coding sequence ATGAGCATCGAGGCGATCGCCCCTGCCCCCGCCTTGCGCCGGCTCTTCGGCCGGCGGCCGATGCTTGCCGTTGGGGCCGGCCTGCTGCTGTTCTTCGTGCTGCTGGCGATCGCCGCGCCTGTTATCGCGCCTTACGACCCGATCCTGCAGAACGCCGAGGTGCGCCTGCAGGCGCCTTCCTTGCTGCATCCGTTCGGCACCGACAATTTCGGCCGCGATATTCTCTCCCGCGTCATCTGGGGCGCGCGCCTCGACCTGCAGATGGCGCTGATCGGCGTCATCTTCCCCTTTCTGATCGGCACGATCGTGGGCACGATCGCCGGCTTCTTCGGCGGCATCGTCGATGCGTTGTTCATGCGCCTCGTCGATATCATTCTCGCCTTCCCCTTCCTCGTGCTGATGCTGTCGATCATCGCCATCCTCGGCCCCGGCCTCGGCAGCTTCTACATCGCCATGGCGCTGGTCGGCTGGGTCTCCTATGCACGACTGATCCGGGCGCAGATGCTGGTGCTCAAAAGCAGCGATTATGCCGTTGCCGCCGTCAGTCTCGGCTTCAGCCGCTCGCGCATCATGTTCCGCCACCTGCTGCCAAACGCGATCGCCGGTTCGATCGTCTTTTCCATGTCCGATGCGACGCTGGTGCTGCTCAGCGGCGCCGCCGTCAGCTATCTCGGTCTCGGCGTCCAGCCGCCGATCGCCGAATGGGGCGTCATGGTCGCGGAAGGGCAGAGCTTCATCACCACCGCCTGGTGGATCACGCTGTTTCCCGGCCTCTCCATCGTCTGCCTTGCCTTCGGCTTCAGCATGCTGGGGGATGCGCTCGGCGAATTGCTGGGGGTGCATGAATGA
- a CDS encoding dipeptide ABC transporter ATP-binding protein yields MSGAVLSVRDLTVRAHLDSGPRTLLDAVSLDLGKGEILGLVGESGSGKSLFCRSLVRLLPSSRLKIESGSVLLDGRDLMRIGDGEMLQVRGGEIGMIFQNPTSHLDPVMRIGDQIAEGIRYHQGIGAREARAAATEILAQVGFPDPKRQYDSYPHEFSGGMRQRAMIGVALSCNPKILIADEPTTALDVTIQAQILRLLLEIRDRRGLSIILITHDLGIVAQTCDRIAVLRGGKLIEEGPKRTILARPQHPYTINLINSHPSLPGEISAPLPDIAEASRPARPLLEIDDLHVRFSAGGSLFKGGARTVSAVAGVSLQIMPGETVGIVGESGSGKSTLARAVLGLTRLSSGHVTFDGVDLALQKNAGLAKLRRETAMVFQDPYNALNPRLTIGQMLAEVLKVQGKVAKADIPARIGELLDLVGLDREFAGRKPRSMSGGQCQRAGIARALAVDPKLIIADECVAALDVTIQAQIVELFRELTAKMNLTLIFIAHDLAIVRNLCERVVVMYRGEIVEQGRSEEVFARPRHAYTASLIAAIPDIDPDKPLLQDAGGKDDRQSIAVQPIKRMP; encoded by the coding sequence ATGAGCGGCGCCGTGCTCTCCGTCCGTGATCTCACCGTCCGCGCCCATCTCGATTCCGGGCCGCGCACGCTGCTCGATGCGGTCTCGCTCGATCTCGGCAAAGGCGAGATCCTCGGTCTCGTCGGCGAGAGCGGCTCGGGCAAAAGCCTGTTCTGCCGCTCGCTGGTGCGCCTGCTGCCCTCCTCGCGGCTGAAGATCGAAAGCGGGAGCGTGCTGCTCGACGGGCGCGACCTGATGCGGATCGGCGACGGCGAGATGCTGCAAGTGCGCGGCGGCGAGATCGGCATGATCTTCCAGAACCCGACCAGCCATCTCGACCCGGTGATGCGGATCGGCGATCAGATCGCCGAGGGCATCCGCTATCACCAGGGCATCGGTGCCCGCGAGGCCCGCGCTGCCGCAACGGAGATCCTGGCGCAGGTCGGCTTCCCCGATCCGAAGCGCCAGTACGACAGCTATCCGCACGAATTTTCCGGCGGCATGCGGCAGCGGGCGATGATCGGCGTGGCGCTGTCCTGCAACCCGAAGATCCTGATCGCCGACGAGCCGACGACGGCGCTCGACGTGACCATCCAGGCGCAGATCCTGCGGCTATTGCTGGAGATTCGCGACCGGCGCGGCCTATCGATCATTCTGATCACTCACGATCTCGGCATCGTCGCCCAGACCTGCGACCGCATCGCCGTGTTGCGCGGCGGCAAACTCATCGAAGAAGGGCCGAAGCGGACGATCCTGGCGCGGCCGCAGCACCCCTATACGATCAACCTGATCAACAGCCACCCTTCCCTGCCGGGCGAGATATCAGCGCCGCTGCCGGACATTGCCGAGGCCAGCCGGCCGGCGAGGCCATTGCTCGAAATCGACGATCTCCACGTGCGTTTCAGCGCCGGCGGCAGCCTGTTCAAAGGCGGCGCCAGGACGGTCAGCGCCGTGGCCGGCGTCAGCCTGCAGATCATGCCCGGCGAGACTGTCGGCATTGTCGGGGAATCCGGCAGCGGCAAGAGCACGCTTGCCCGCGCCGTGCTCGGCCTGACGCGGCTTTCCTCCGGCCACGTCACGTTCGACGGCGTCGATCTCGCCCTCCAGAAAAACGCCGGCCTCGCAAAACTCAGGCGCGAGACAGCGATGGTCTTCCAGGATCCCTACAATGCGCTCAATCCGCGGCTGACGATCGGGCAGATGCTCGCCGAAGTGCTGAAAGTACAGGGCAAGGTGGCGAAGGCCGATATTCCGGCAAGGATCGGCGAACTGCTCGATCTGGTCGGCCTCGACCGCGAATTCGCCGGCCGCAAACCGCGCAGCATGAGCGGCGGCCAGTGCCAGCGGGCCGGCATCGCCCGGGCGCTCGCCGTCGACCCGAAGCTGATCATCGCCGACGAATGCGTCGCCGCCCTCGACGTCACCATCCAGGCGCAGATCGTCGAGCTCTTCCGTGAACTGACGGCGAAGATGAACCTCACGCTGATCTTCATCGCCCATGATCTGGCGATCGTCCGCAACCTCTGCGAACGCGTCGTCGTGATGTATCGCGGTGAGATCGTCGAGCAAGGCCGATCCGAAGAGGTCTTTGCGCGGCCGAGACATGCCTATACGGCGTCGCTGATCGCCGCCATTCCCGACATCGATCCTGACAAGCCGCTGCTGCAAGACGCCGGCGGCAAGGACGATCGGCAATCGATAGCGGTCCAACCCATCAAACGCATGCCATAA